A single window of Danaus plexippus chromosome 31, MEX_DaPlex, whole genome shotgun sequence DNA harbors:
- the LOC116778403 gene encoding uncharacterized protein LOC116778403 isoform X1 yields MKSLSDLLRVGYFFIFIKLINSYLLIAANLNDFRTIAEKLVPQNFASKLVKMVTNQDFVKSEASYDNSGYEESDASSVGQPYLKGKDYHQKKVYSIQETKVDFDELVERVKKRLEEELKNKYLKHKNQNEDRFSDIKEKDEVIQNGVDGKIVDKFYKPTSEQPKRDVVGEENAYDDVEYEDITEKQAKQDAEPKIIKLTTQATEYADAMEEVSDTVKLSHKSRLVTKKTEQDYEIVTQSDMFKKIDLMKQDSYEDYKIPNKKNVYASDETTKAETRTENYEGNKRFKVQQNRQITRRVRFSEKRYNSKELQKSDEANDTLILADPKDRTRKVKKGTSIPKRELYTIVTPNYIDRIPNVVERYNFDEPLPAKDREREEIRYYGNPPASINRKVRLL; encoded by the coding sequence GTTATTTcttcattttcataaaattaataaacagttATCTGCTGATTGCCgctaatttaaatgatttccgAACGATCGCCGAGAAACTTGTGCCACAAAACTTCGCAAGCAAGCTCGTTAAGATGGTGACTAATCAAGATTTCGTTAAGTCTGAAGCGAGCTATGACAACAGCGGCTACGAGGAGAGCGACGCTTCATCCGTCGGCCAGCCATACTTAAAGGGCAAGGACTATCACCAGAAAAAGGTTTACAGCATCCAAGAAACGAAGGTTGACTTCGACGAGCTCGTAGAGAGAGTCAAGAAGAGACTAGAGGAAGagctcaaaaataaatatcttaaacacAAGAATCAGAATGAGGACAGATTTAgtgatattaaagaaaaagacGAAGTCATACAAAATGGCGTCGATGGTAAGAtcgttgataaattttataaaccaaCATCAGAACAACCGAAAAGAGATGTAGTTGGTGAGGAAAATGCTTATGATGATGTAGAATATGAGGATATTACGGAGAAACAAGCGAAACAAGATGCTGAaccgaaaataataaaactaacaacCCAAGCGACTGAGTACGCTGACGCAATGGAAGAAGTGTCCGATACAGTAAAACTCTCACATAAAAGTAGATTGGTAACTAAGAAAACGGAACAGGATTACGAAATAGTGACACAAAgcgatatgtttaaaaaaattgacttAATGAAACAAGATAGTTACGAGGATTACAAAATACCAAACAAGAAAAACGTGTACGCCAGCGACGAAACGACTAAGGCTGAAACACGTACAGAAAACTATGAAGGTAACAAGAGATTTAAAGTACAGCAGAATAGACAAATAACAAGACGAGTTAGATTCAGCGAAAAGAGGTACAACAGCAAGGAATTACAGAAATCAGACGAAGCCAATGACACCCTTATACTAGCGGACCCTAAAGATAGGACTAGGAAAGTAAAAAAGGGGACTAGTATACCCAAAAGGGAGCTATACACTATAGTCACACCCAACTATATAGACAGAATTCCCAACGTTGTGGAGAGATATAACTTCGACGAACCACTACCAGCGAAGGACAGGGAGAGGGAGGAGATTAGGTATTACGGGAATCCCCCCGCAAGCATCAATAGGAAAGTGAGATTATTGTAA
- the LOC116778403 gene encoding uncharacterized protein LOC116778403 isoform X2: MVTNQDFVKSEASYDNSGYEESDASSVGQPYLKGKDYHQKKVYSIQETKVDFDELVERVKKRLEEELKNKYLKHKNQNEDRFSDIKEKDEVIQNGVDGKIVDKFYKPTSEQPKRDVVGEENAYDDVEYEDITEKQAKQDAEPKIIKLTTQATEYADAMEEVSDTVKLSHKSRLVTKKTEQDYEIVTQSDMFKKIDLMKQDSYEDYKIPNKKNVYASDETTKAETRTENYEGNKRFKVQQNRQITRRVRFSEKRYNSKELQKSDEANDTLILADPKDRTRKVKKGTSIPKRELYTIVTPNYIDRIPNVVERYNFDEPLPAKDREREEIRYYGNPPASINRKVRLL; this comes from the coding sequence ATGGTGACTAATCAAGATTTCGTTAAGTCTGAAGCGAGCTATGACAACAGCGGCTACGAGGAGAGCGACGCTTCATCCGTCGGCCAGCCATACTTAAAGGGCAAGGACTATCACCAGAAAAAGGTTTACAGCATCCAAGAAACGAAGGTTGACTTCGACGAGCTCGTAGAGAGAGTCAAGAAGAGACTAGAGGAAGagctcaaaaataaatatcttaaacacAAGAATCAGAATGAGGACAGATTTAgtgatattaaagaaaaagacGAAGTCATACAAAATGGCGTCGATGGTAAGAtcgttgataaattttataaaccaaCATCAGAACAACCGAAAAGAGATGTAGTTGGTGAGGAAAATGCTTATGATGATGTAGAATATGAGGATATTACGGAGAAACAAGCGAAACAAGATGCTGAaccgaaaataataaaactaacaacCCAAGCGACTGAGTACGCTGACGCAATGGAAGAAGTGTCCGATACAGTAAAACTCTCACATAAAAGTAGATTGGTAACTAAGAAAACGGAACAGGATTACGAAATAGTGACACAAAgcgatatgtttaaaaaaattgacttAATGAAACAAGATAGTTACGAGGATTACAAAATACCAAACAAGAAAAACGTGTACGCCAGCGACGAAACGACTAAGGCTGAAACACGTACAGAAAACTATGAAGGTAACAAGAGATTTAAAGTACAGCAGAATAGACAAATAACAAGACGAGTTAGATTCAGCGAAAAGAGGTACAACAGCAAGGAATTACAGAAATCAGACGAAGCCAATGACACCCTTATACTAGCGGACCCTAAAGATAGGACTAGGAAAGTAAAAAAGGGGACTAGTATACCCAAAAGGGAGCTATACACTATAGTCACACCCAACTATATAGACAGAATTCCCAACGTTGTGGAGAGATATAACTTCGACGAACCACTACCAGCGAAGGACAGGGAGAGGGAGGAGATTAGGTATTACGGGAATCCCCCCGCAAGCATCAATAGGAAAGTGAGATTATTGTAA